A stretch of the Mycobacterium shigaense genome encodes the following:
- a CDS encoding B-4DMT family transporter encodes MSSWMLRGLVFAAAMVIVRLFQGTLINAWQTQAGLISIVLLLLFVVGVAVWGVLDGRADARANRDPDRRQDLAMTWLLGGLLAGVLSGAVSWLISLFYSGLYTGGLINEVTTFAAFTALCVFLPGIIGVAVGRWRVDRNPPPATERGSDQERADTDVFSAVRAEEAPAGAAAQPEAQKSAVATAEREEPTETIRTAEDPKTEVIPTGRWGAPAGDDAKTEVIRTGEEHTKPESDKKD; translated from the coding sequence ATGAGTAGCTGGATGCTGCGCGGACTGGTGTTCGCGGCAGCCATGGTCATCGTCCGGTTGTTTCAAGGGACGCTAATCAATGCATGGCAGACGCAGGCGGGGTTGATCAGCATCGTGCTGCTTCTTCTCTTCGTCGTCGGCGTTGCCGTGTGGGGGGTGCTGGACGGCCGGGCCGACGCCCGGGCGAACCGGGATCCGGATCGTCGCCAGGATCTGGCGATGACGTGGCTGCTGGGCGGTCTTCTGGCGGGCGTCCTGAGCGGGGCCGTTTCGTGGCTCATCTCGCTGTTCTACAGCGGCCTCTACACCGGCGGCCTGATCAACGAGGTGACGACCTTCGCGGCGTTCACCGCGCTGTGCGTGTTCCTGCCCGGGATCATCGGGGTGGCGGTGGGCCGCTGGCGGGTCGACCGCAATCCGCCGCCGGCCACCGAGCGCGGATCCGACCAGGAGCGGGCGGACACCGACGTGTTCTCCGCGGTGCGCGCCGAAGAGGCCCCGGCGGGGGCGGCGGCTCAGCCCGAGGCGCAGAAGTCGGCGGTGGCCACCGCCGAGCGCGAGGAGCCCACCGAGACGATCCGCACCGCCGAGGACCCGAAGACCGAGGTCATCCCGACGGGCCGCTGGGGAGCGCCCGCCGGCGACGATGCGAAGACCGAGGTCATCCGCACCGGCGAGGAGCACACCAAGCCGGAGTCCGACAAGAAGGACTAG